In a single window of the Micromonospora inositola genome:
- a CDS encoding aminotransferase-like domain-containing protein yields MTGTTLDDYTDRYARRVRGMTASEIRALFAVASRPEVVSLAGGAPYIAALPLDAVGEMLGRLGSEHGATTLQYGIGQGTLELRERICEVMALSGIDASCGASPEDVVVTVGGQQALDLVARLFLDPGDVVLAEGPTYVGALGVFQAAQAQVVHVPMDGDGLIPEALETAIADLARAGRRVKFLYTIPTYQNPTGVTLSEERRDQVLDICERAGLLVVEDDPYGQLGFEEEAPAPLRARRRNGVFYLSTFSKTFAPGLRVGWILAPHAVRDKLVIASEAQILCPSGYAQAAVSTYLGTMPWREQLKVYREVYRERRDAMLEALEDLMPDGTTWTNPGGGLFVWASLPDGLDSKAMMPRAIAARVAYVPGTGFYADGAGGGNMRLNFSFPPPERIREGVRRLAGVMEQDIAMRRVFGTVGGSEVRRRQGGSDAPGPDLA; encoded by the coding sequence ATGACCGGCACGACGCTCGACGACTACACCGACCGGTACGCCCGCCGGGTCCGGGGGATGACCGCCTCCGAGATCCGGGCGCTCTTCGCGGTGGCCAGCCGGCCGGAGGTCGTCTCGCTCGCCGGTGGGGCCCCCTACATCGCGGCGCTGCCGCTGGACGCGGTCGGTGAAATGCTCGGCCGGCTCGGCTCGGAGCACGGCGCCACCACCCTGCAGTACGGGATCGGCCAGGGCACCTTGGAGCTGCGCGAGCGGATCTGCGAGGTGATGGCCCTCTCGGGCATCGACGCGTCCTGCGGCGCCTCGCCGGAGGACGTGGTGGTGACCGTCGGCGGCCAGCAGGCGCTGGACCTGGTGGCCCGGCTCTTCCTCGACCCGGGCGACGTGGTGCTCGCCGAGGGCCCGACCTACGTCGGGGCACTCGGGGTGTTCCAGGCCGCCCAGGCTCAGGTCGTGCACGTGCCGATGGACGGCGACGGGCTGATCCCGGAGGCGCTGGAGACGGCCATCGCCGACCTGGCCCGGGCCGGGCGGCGGGTGAAGTTCCTCTACACCATCCCGACCTACCAGAACCCCACCGGCGTGACACTGAGCGAGGAACGCCGCGACCAGGTGCTCGACATCTGCGAGCGGGCCGGCCTGCTGGTGGTGGAGGACGACCCGTACGGCCAGCTCGGTTTCGAGGAAGAGGCCCCCGCGCCGCTGCGGGCCCGCCGCCGGAACGGGGTCTTCTACCTGAGCACCTTCTCCAAGACTTTCGCCCCCGGCCTGCGGGTGGGGTGGATCCTGGCCCCGCACGCGGTCCGCGACAAGCTGGTCATCGCCAGCGAGGCGCAGATCCTCTGCCCCAGCGGGTACGCCCAGGCGGCCGTCTCGACGTACCTCGGCACCATGCCCTGGCGGGAGCAGCTGAAGGTGTACCGGGAGGTCTACCGGGAGCGCCGCGACGCCATGCTGGAGGCGCTGGAGGACCTCATGCCGGACGGCACGACCTGGACCAACCCGGGCGGTGGCCTCTTCGTCTGGGCTTCCCTGCCCGACGGCCTCGACTCGAAGGCGATGATGCCGCGGGCCATCGCCGCCCGGGTGGCGTACGTGCCAGGCACCGGCTTCTACGCCGACGGCGCGGGCGGCGGCAACATGCGGCTCAACTTCTCCTTCCCGCCGCCGGAGCGGATCCGGGAGGGCGTGCGCCGGCTGGCCGGCGTGATGGAGCAGGACATCGCCATGCGCCGGGTCTTCGGCACGGTCGGCGGGTCCGAGGTGCGTCGCCGACAGGGCGGCTCCGACGCGCCCGGTCCCGACTTGGCATGA
- the trxB gene encoding thioredoxin-disulfide reductase, producing MDEVRNLIIIGSGPAGYTAAVYAARANLKPLVIEGVQSGGALMTTTEVENFPGFADGILGPELMDNMRKQAERFGAEFLTDDVTRVELTDTGDTGSGATSTVWVGETAYRAKAVILSTGSAWRPLGVPGEQEYLGHGVSSCATCDGFFFRNQHIVVVGGGDSAMEEASFLTRFADSVTIIHRRDSFRASKIMAGRALGNDKIKVEWNTTVEEILGSDGKVSGVRVRNVHTGEIKVLDVTGVFVAIGHDPRSELFRGQVELDDEGYVKVQAPSTRTSIPGVFAAGDVVDHTYRQAITAAGTGCAAALDAERFIATLES from the coding sequence GTGGACGAGGTCCGCAACCTGATCATCATCGGCTCCGGGCCGGCCGGTTACACGGCGGCGGTCTATGCCGCGCGCGCCAACCTCAAGCCGCTCGTCATCGAGGGCGTGCAGTCCGGCGGCGCGCTGATGACCACCACCGAGGTGGAGAACTTCCCCGGTTTCGCGGACGGCATCCTCGGCCCCGAGCTGATGGACAACATGCGCAAGCAGGCCGAGCGGTTCGGCGCCGAGTTCCTGACCGACGACGTCACCCGGGTCGAGCTGACGGACACCGGCGACACCGGCTCCGGCGCCACCAGCACCGTGTGGGTGGGCGAGACCGCGTACCGGGCGAAGGCCGTGATCCTCTCCACCGGCTCCGCCTGGCGTCCGCTGGGCGTACCCGGCGAGCAGGAGTACCTGGGCCACGGCGTGTCGTCCTGCGCCACCTGTGACGGCTTCTTCTTCCGCAACCAGCACATCGTGGTGGTCGGCGGTGGCGACTCGGCGATGGAGGAGGCCAGCTTCCTGACCCGGTTCGCGGACTCCGTCACCATCATCCACCGCCGCGATTCTTTCCGGGCCAGCAAGATCATGGCCGGGCGGGCGCTCGGCAACGACAAGATCAAGGTCGAGTGGAACACCACCGTCGAGGAGATCCTCGGCTCCGACGGCAAGGTCAGCGGGGTCCGGGTCCGCAACGTGCACACCGGCGAGATCAAGGTGCTGGACGTCACCGGCGTCTTCGTGGCGATCGGCCACGACCCGCGCAGCGAACTCTTCCGCGGACAGGTGGAACTCGACGACGAGGGCTACGTGAAGGTGCAGGCGCCGAGCACCCGGACCAGCATTCCGGGTGTCTTCGCCGCCGGCGACGTCGTCGACCACACCTACCGGCAGGCGATCACGGCGGCCGGTACGGGCTGCGCTGCGGCCCTGGACGCCGAGCGCTTCATCGCCACCCTGGAAAGCTGA
- the murJ gene encoding murein biosynthesis integral membrane protein MurJ, whose protein sequence is MSGGLYRSANATPDGAIPPTGEATFISAEPLNQPAVEATAPPPEQVGEASAAANSAVMAVGSLVSRGTGFIRNLMIGAALGGGLVGNAYTTAQFLPNQVYEFLLGGVLTSVLIPVLVRRRKVDADKGEAYAQRLLTLAVLSLAAAALIAVALAPVLTALYASGKGADYTGLVNNLSYLMLPMLFFTGVSALIAAVLNTRGHFAAPMWAPILNNLVVIGTCGLYIAVYGAKILKPAEMGWGRILLIGGGTLVGVAIQAAGLLPALRKVGFRWKWRFDFRELGLRELGKLGAWMFCYVAVNQLGLFVVVNLLTRAAGENGDGKTRAGILIYNNVFLLLMMAHGIIAVSIITALMPRMSAAAAEGRLREVTADLSRGTRMVTAVLAPIAVCYAVLAGPIARVIFQYGAFDGNNARATSTVLLVAAVGLVPFAISQLFTFAFYALPDTRTPALINIPVVALRVLLQIGLFLAFSATFAAAGMMLGNAVSYLAAAVISALLLRPRVGRIGLGGIMRTMGRVVVAALGAALVGLLVVKLLPGDPADLSWFAAAVQLVVGGAVIGGTYLGLAMVLRIGEITEVVGMVRRRLGR, encoded by the coding sequence ATGAGCGGCGGGCTCTACCGCAGCGCGAACGCCACGCCGGACGGCGCGATCCCTCCCACCGGAGAGGCGACCTTCATCTCGGCCGAGCCGCTCAACCAGCCGGCGGTGGAGGCCACCGCGCCACCGCCGGAGCAGGTGGGGGAGGCCAGCGCCGCGGCGAACAGCGCGGTGATGGCGGTCGGCAGCCTGGTCAGCCGGGGTACGGGCTTCATCCGCAACCTGATGATCGGCGCGGCCCTCGGCGGCGGCCTGGTCGGCAACGCGTACACGACCGCGCAGTTCCTGCCGAACCAGGTGTACGAGTTTTTGCTCGGCGGGGTGCTCACCAGCGTGCTGATCCCGGTGCTGGTGCGCCGGCGCAAGGTCGACGCGGACAAGGGCGAGGCGTACGCGCAGCGGCTGCTCACCCTGGCGGTGCTCTCGCTGGCCGCCGCCGCGCTGATCGCGGTCGCCCTGGCGCCGGTGCTGACCGCGCTGTACGCGAGCGGCAAGGGCGCCGACTACACGGGGCTGGTCAACAACCTGTCCTACCTGATGCTGCCGATGCTCTTCTTCACCGGCGTCAGCGCGCTGATCGCCGCGGTGCTGAACACCCGGGGGCACTTCGCTGCGCCGATGTGGGCGCCGATCCTGAACAACCTCGTCGTCATCGGCACCTGCGGGCTGTACATCGCGGTCTACGGGGCGAAGATCCTCAAGCCCGCCGAGATGGGCTGGGGCCGGATCCTGCTGATCGGCGGCGGCACCCTGGTCGGTGTCGCGATCCAGGCCGCCGGCCTGCTGCCGGCGCTGCGCAAGGTGGGGTTCCGCTGGAAGTGGCGGTTCGACTTCCGCGAGCTGGGCCTGCGCGAGCTGGGCAAGCTCGGGGCCTGGATGTTCTGCTACGTGGCGGTCAACCAGCTCGGCCTCTTCGTGGTGGTCAACCTGCTCACCCGGGCGGCCGGCGAGAACGGCGACGGCAAGACCCGGGCCGGCATCCTGATCTACAACAACGTCTTCCTGCTGCTGATGATGGCGCACGGCATCATCGCCGTCTCGATCATCACCGCGTTGATGCCCCGGATGAGCGCCGCGGCCGCCGAAGGCCGGCTCCGCGAGGTGACCGCGGACCTGTCCCGTGGCACCCGGATGGTCACCGCGGTGCTCGCCCCGATCGCGGTCTGCTACGCGGTGCTGGCCGGGCCGATCGCCCGGGTGATCTTCCAGTACGGCGCGTTCGACGGCAACAACGCCCGGGCCACGTCGACCGTGCTGCTGGTCGCCGCGGTGGGGCTCGTGCCGTTCGCGATCAGCCAGCTGTTCACCTTCGCCTTCTACGCGCTGCCGGACACCCGCACCCCGGCCCTGATCAACATCCCGGTGGTGGCGCTGCGGGTGCTCCTCCAGATCGGGCTCTTCCTCGCCTTCTCCGCCACCTTCGCGGCGGCCGGCATGATGCTCGGCAACGCCGTCTCGTACCTGGCCGCCGCGGTGATCTCGGCGCTGCTGCTGCGGCCCCGGGTGGGCCGGATCGGCCTCGGCGGCATCATGCGGACCATGGGTCGGGTGGTCGTCGCCGCGCTGGGCGCCGCGCTGGTGGGCCTGCTCGTCGTCAAGCTGCTCCCCGGCGACCCGGCCGACCTCAGCTGGTTCGCGGCGGCCGTCCAGCTGGTGGTGGGTGGCGCGGTGATCGGCGGGACGTACCTGGGGCTGGCCATGGTGCTGCGGATCGGCGAGATCACCGAGGTGGTCGGGATGGTCCGCCGCCGCCTCGGCCGCTGA
- the sigM gene encoding RNA polymerase sigma factor SigM — protein MDDRGEGRAGGPTGGAPVAVPTRAGPGAGTTDMELLRAHVAGDRDAFTELFHRHRDRLWAVALRTLGDREEAADALQDALLSAHRAAARFRGDSAVTTWLHRIVVNACLDRIRRRQAHATVPLPDGVHTDGEPGRHTGGVEPAAPVRDHDTALVVRQALAELPVEQRAALILVDVQGYPVAEVARILGVAEGTVKSRCARGRARLAALLGHLRTGADDPPSVPRPAGRTAAGVPRVTAGNPRPPEGVESAPGWSRAANEEET, from the coding sequence ATGGACGACCGCGGCGAGGGACGGGCCGGCGGGCCGACGGGCGGCGCACCGGTGGCCGTGCCGACCCGCGCCGGGCCGGGTGCCGGGACGACCGACATGGAGCTGCTCCGCGCCCACGTGGCGGGCGACCGGGACGCCTTCACCGAGCTGTTCCACCGGCACCGGGACCGGCTCTGGGCGGTGGCGCTGCGCACGCTCGGCGACCGGGAGGAGGCCGCCGACGCCCTCCAGGACGCCCTGCTCTCCGCGCACCGCGCGGCGGCCCGCTTCCGGGGTGACTCCGCGGTGACCACCTGGCTGCACCGGATCGTGGTGAACGCCTGCCTGGACCGGATCCGCCGGCGGCAGGCGCACGCCACGGTCCCGCTGCCGGACGGCGTGCACACCGACGGCGAGCCCGGCCGGCACACCGGCGGGGTGGAGCCGGCCGCCCCGGTCCGGGACCACGACACCGCGCTGGTGGTGCGGCAGGCCCTGGCCGAGCTGCCGGTCGAGCAGCGTGCCGCGCTGATCCTGGTGGACGTGCAGGGTTATCCGGTGGCCGAGGTGGCCCGCATCCTCGGTGTCGCCGAGGGGACCGTCAAGAGCCGCTGCGCCCGCGGTCGGGCCCGGCTGGCCGCGCTCCTCGGTCACCTGCGGACGGGCGCCGACGACCCGCCGTCGGTGCCGCGCCCGGCCGGCCGTACCGCCGCCGGCGTGCCGCGCGTCACGGCGGGGAACCCGCGACCGCCGGAGGGCGTCGAATCGGCGCCGGGATGGTCCCGGGCCGCGAACGAGGAGGAGACGTGA
- a CDS encoding protein kinase family protein gives MPSSTGPSIDTITEGGRVTQVGEGQEAEETAPPVLTFGAPTAGEILAERYELVEHINNDSAGRLVWRGVDVVLRRPVAVVLRYPGGDSATEMLQAAVAASRVIHPNLVGVYDAIDEADRAYVVREWVDGQSLRDLVTAHGPLDPARATAIGNAVASALAAVHATGMVHGNVHPGTVMISDDGRVVLADARTDGADSQENDIRAVGGVLYFALTGHWPHGEAPLHGATAGHGRAAIPDAVRDAGGAIAAPRQVRAGVPAYLDDLTMDLLDPEIAPPSSDVLAAELGRLDIPADEHFLDQAGPLRFTADAEEEPSPLAVAGGRKMALGIAGLLAVALVGLLIGISALGGDDKDPKTESMARPSSSAPADQPTQPAAAVRKLAVKDVRIIDPDSKSRDELSDAEKVIDGSEDEGWETDTYTTAKFGNFKRGMGVWIDLGAEHTVKSVQAVLSASGATAHLYTGTTDPDSSSSGDKKLYTQYVTTNNRIEEFARSEGSTLTFSNGFDPDKKYRYLLFWLTELPQKDSGGGYKIGVQEITVQGS, from the coding sequence ATGCCCAGCAGCACGGGTCCATCGATCGACACGATCACCGAGGGAGGACGGGTGACCCAGGTCGGCGAGGGTCAGGAGGCGGAGGAGACAGCTCCGCCGGTCCTGACCTTCGGTGCTCCCACGGCCGGTGAGATCCTTGCCGAGCGGTACGAGCTGGTCGAGCACATCAACAACGACAGCGCGGGCCGGCTGGTCTGGCGCGGAGTCGACGTCGTGCTACGCCGTCCCGTAGCGGTGGTCCTCCGCTACCCGGGTGGCGACTCCGCCACCGAGATGCTCCAGGCCGCCGTCGCGGCCAGCCGGGTCATCCACCCCAACCTGGTCGGCGTCTACGACGCGATCGACGAGGCGGACCGGGCGTACGTGGTCCGCGAGTGGGTGGACGGCCAGTCCCTGCGCGACCTGGTCACCGCCCACGGGCCGCTGGACCCGGCCCGGGCGACCGCCATCGGCAACGCCGTCGCCAGCGCCCTCGCCGCGGTGCACGCGACCGGCATGGTGCACGGCAACGTCCACCCCGGCACCGTGATGATCAGCGACGACGGCCGGGTGGTGCTGGCCGACGCGCGGACCGACGGCGCGGACAGCCAGGAGAACGACATCCGAGCGGTCGGCGGGGTGCTCTACTTTGCCCTCACCGGGCACTGGCCGCACGGGGAGGCGCCGCTGCACGGCGCCACCGCCGGGCACGGCCGGGCCGCCATCCCGGACGCCGTACGCGACGCCGGCGGCGCGATCGCCGCCCCCCGTCAGGTCCGGGCCGGGGTGCCCGCGTACCTCGACGACCTGACCATGGACCTGCTCGACCCGGAGATCGCCCCGCCCTCCTCGGACGTGCTCGCGGCCGAGTTGGGCCGGCTGGACATCCCCGCCGACGAGCACTTCCTGGACCAGGCGGGCCCGCTGCGCTTCACGGCGGACGCCGAGGAGGAGCCGTCGCCGCTGGCCGTCGCCGGTGGCCGCAAGATGGCCCTCGGCATCGCCGGGCTGCTCGCGGTGGCCCTGGTCGGCCTGCTCATCGGCATCAGCGCGCTGGGCGGCGACGACAAGGACCCGAAGACCGAGTCGATGGCCCGCCCGTCCAGCAGCGCGCCGGCCGACCAGCCCACCCAGCCCGCCGCCGCGGTGCGGAAGCTGGCGGTCAAGGACGTCCGGATCATCGACCCGGACAGCAAGAGCCGCGACGAGCTGAGCGACGCCGAGAAGGTGATCGACGGCAGCGAGGACGAGGGCTGGGAGACCGACACCTACACCACCGCGAAGTTCGGCAACTTCAAGCGCGGCATGGGTGTCTGGATCGACCTCGGCGCCGAGCACACGGTGAAGTCGGTGCAGGCCGTCCTCTCCGCCAGCGGCGCAACCGCCCATCTCTACACCGGCACCACCGACCCGGACTCCAGCTCGTCCGGCGACAAAAAGCTCTACACCCAGTACGTCACGACGAACAACCGGATCGAGGAGTTCGCTCGGTCCGAGGGCAGCACGCTGACCTTCAGCAACGGCTTCGACCCGGACAAGAAGTACCGGTACCTGCTCTTCTGGCTCACCGAGCTGCCGCAGAAAGACAGCGGCGGCGGCTACAAGATCGGTGTCCAGGAGATCACCGTCCAGGGGTCGTGA
- the trxA gene encoding thioredoxin — protein MGTTKAVTDASFASDVLKSDKPVLVDFWAEWCGPCRKVSPLLEEIAGEMGDQVTIVKLNIDENPETARTYRVMSVPTLTVFKNGEPVQSIAGAKPKGELVKLIESAL, from the coding sequence GTGGGAACAACCAAGGCGGTCACCGACGCGAGCTTCGCGAGCGACGTGCTGAAGTCCGACAAGCCGGTGCTGGTGGACTTCTGGGCGGAGTGGTGCGGGCCGTGCCGCAAGGTGTCGCCGCTGCTGGAAGAGATCGCGGGCGAGATGGGTGACCAGGTCACCATCGTCAAGCTCAACATCGATGAGAACCCCGAGACCGCCCGGACCTACCGGGTGATGTCCGTGCCGACCCTCACCGTCTTCAAGAACGGCGAGCCGGTGCAGTCCATCGCCGGCGCCAAGCCGAAGGGCGAGCTGGTCAAGCTCATCGAGTCGGCGCTGTAG
- a CDS encoding N-acetylmuramoyl-L-alanine amidase, whose product MRPIRPGDRGPAVTEIRTVLTGLELLPSGDHGDEFDVATERAVRAFQQSRGLSVDGRVGTETWQALDAARWRLGARTLYHAVPQPLIGEDVRSLQERLLEMGYDVGNADAIYGIRTSRAVAQFQREMGLKPDGACGPHTMGTLRRLGRKVVGGRPQWLRESDAIRQAGPTLVGRTVVIDPGHGGTDPGVVVPDGRLRWTEADLVHDLASRLEGRLAAAGVRVQLTRGPAPQTCLPDADRAQLANSLGADVFISLHTDGHANPAANGVATYHYGTDNGVTSATGERLAGLVQREIVARTGLRDCRTHAKAWDLLRLTRMPAVRVEVGYLTSPEDRGRLVDSRFRDRVVEAIIAAVQRMYFPIERDVPTGSIDVSELRAVVAAGTVVD is encoded by the coding sequence GTGCGTCCGATCCGACCCGGTGACCGGGGACCCGCGGTGACGGAGATCCGTACCGTCCTCACCGGCCTGGAGCTGCTCCCGTCCGGCGATCACGGCGACGAGTTCGACGTGGCGACCGAACGCGCCGTCCGGGCGTTCCAACAGTCCCGTGGCCTGAGCGTGGACGGCCGGGTGGGCACGGAGACCTGGCAGGCGCTGGACGCGGCCCGCTGGCGGCTCGGCGCCCGCACGCTGTACCACGCCGTACCGCAGCCGCTGATCGGCGAGGACGTCCGCTCGCTCCAGGAACGCCTCCTGGAGATGGGGTACGACGTGGGTAACGCCGACGCCATCTACGGCATCCGCACCTCCCGCGCGGTCGCCCAGTTCCAGCGGGAGATGGGGCTCAAACCGGACGGCGCCTGCGGCCCGCACACCATGGGTACGCTGCGCCGCCTCGGCCGGAAGGTGGTCGGCGGGCGTCCGCAGTGGCTGCGCGAGTCGGACGCGATCCGGCAGGCCGGGCCGACGCTGGTCGGCCGGACGGTGGTCATCGACCCCGGGCACGGCGGCACGGACCCGGGGGTGGTGGTGCCCGACGGCCGGCTGCGCTGGACCGAGGCGGACCTCGTCCACGACCTGGCCAGCCGGCTGGAGGGCCGACTCGCCGCGGCCGGGGTACGCGTGCAGCTCACCCGCGGCCCGGCCCCGCAGACCTGCCTGCCCGACGCCGACCGGGCGCAGCTGGCCAACTCGCTCGGCGCCGACGTCTTCATCTCGCTGCACACCGACGGCCACGCCAATCCGGCGGCGAACGGGGTGGCGACCTACCACTACGGCACCGACAACGGCGTCACCTCGGCCACCGGGGAACGCCTCGCCGGCCTCGTGCAGCGGGAGATCGTGGCCCGGACCGGGCTGCGGGACTGCCGTACCCACGCCAAGGCGTGGGACCTGCTGCGGCTGACCAGGATGCCGGCGGTCCGGGTCGAGGTGGGCTACCTGACGTCCCCGGAGGACCGCGGCCGGCTGGTCGACTCGCGGTTCCGGGACCGGGTGGTCGAGGCGATCATCGCCGCGGTGCAGCGGATGTACTTCCCGATCGAGCGGGACGTGCCGACCGGCTCGATCGACGTGAGCGAGCTGCGCGCGGTGGTGGCCGCCGGCACGGTGGTCGACTGA
- a CDS encoding GNAT family N-acetyltransferase, whose protein sequence is MSRRLVSLTLDTLEDLPRPCRQCVYWELDPVSADRACAAGDPGLEKEAWVSQTLLEWGSCGKLAYVDGMPAGFVMYAPPAYVPRSMAFPTSPVSADAALLMTANVVPAFAGGGLGRMLVQGVARDLTKRGIKAIEAFGDAKFGDGDDPTRACVAPADFFLSVGFKTVRPHPRYPRLRLELRTALSWKSDVEYALEKLLGSMSPETLLRPVRPAPATRSSGL, encoded by the coding sequence ATGTCGCGACGTCTGGTCAGTCTGACCCTCGACACCCTGGAAGACCTGCCCCGCCCGTGCCGGCAGTGCGTCTACTGGGAGCTGGATCCGGTCTCCGCCGACCGGGCGTGCGCCGCCGGTGACCCCGGCCTGGAGAAGGAGGCCTGGGTCTCCCAGACACTGCTGGAGTGGGGTTCCTGCGGCAAGCTCGCGTACGTCGACGGGATGCCGGCCGGCTTCGTCATGTACGCCCCGCCGGCGTACGTCCCGCGCTCGATGGCCTTCCCCACCTCGCCGGTCTCCGCGGACGCCGCGCTGCTGATGACCGCCAACGTGGTCCCCGCCTTCGCCGGTGGCGGGCTGGGCCGGATGCTCGTCCAGGGCGTCGCCCGGGATCTGACCAAGCGCGGCATCAAGGCGATCGAGGCGTTCGGGGACGCCAAGTTCGGCGACGGGGACGACCCGACCCGGGCCTGCGTCGCGCCGGCCGACTTCTTCCTGTCGGTGGGCTTCAAGACGGTCCGCCCGCACCCGCGCTACCCCCGCCTGCGGCTGGAACTGCGCACCGCGCTGAGCTGGAAGTCCGACGTCGAGTACGCGCTGGAGAAGCTGCTCGGCTCGATGAGCCCGGAGACGCTGCTGCGCCCGGTACGCCCGGCCCCGGCCACCCGGTCCAGCGGGCTCTGA
- a CDS encoding D-alanine--D-alanine ligase family protein, with product MAVTSAARTLVTDPAVTAELHVLVLAGGLSYERDVSLRSGRRVLDALRAVGVEAELRDADVALLPALAADPPDAVVIALHGATGEDGSLRGVLDLCDVPYVGCDARASRLAWDKPSAKAVLREAGIPTPDWVALPHDRFSELGAVAVLDRIVDRLGLPLMVKPAQGGSGLGAAVVRDAGSLPAAMVGCFAYDQTALVERYVPGMDVAVSVLDLGEGPQALPPVEIVPRNGVYDYAARYTAGRTTWHAPARLDPEVTARVAEVALAAHTALGLRDLSRVDLIVDASGQPHVLEVNVSPGMTETSLLPLAIQAAGLDFGRVLGSLVTRAAARRP from the coding sequence ATGGCTGTCACCTCCGCTGCCCGGACTCTCGTGACCGATCCCGCCGTCACCGCCGAACTGCACGTCCTGGTGCTCGCCGGTGGCCTCTCCTACGAGCGGGACGTCTCGCTCCGGTCCGGCCGGCGGGTGCTCGACGCGCTGCGGGCCGTGGGCGTGGAGGCCGAACTGCGGGACGCCGACGTGGCCCTGCTCCCGGCCCTGGCGGCCGACCCGCCGGACGCGGTGGTGATCGCCCTGCACGGCGCCACCGGCGAGGACGGCTCGCTCCGGGGCGTGCTCGACCTCTGCGACGTCCCGTACGTGGGATGTGACGCCCGCGCCTCCCGGCTCGCCTGGGACAAGCCGTCCGCGAAGGCGGTGCTCCGCGAGGCCGGCATCCCCACCCCCGACTGGGTGGCCCTGCCGCACGACCGCTTCTCCGAGCTGGGCGCGGTGGCGGTGCTGGACCGGATCGTCGACCGGCTCGGCCTGCCGCTGATGGTCAAGCCCGCGCAGGGCGGCTCCGGACTCGGCGCCGCGGTGGTCCGGGACGCCGGGTCGCTCCCGGCCGCAATGGTGGGCTGCTTCGCGTACGACCAGACGGCGCTGGTCGAGCGCTACGTGCCCGGCATGGACGTGGCGGTGTCGGTGCTCGACCTCGGCGAGGGCCCGCAGGCGCTCCCCCCGGTGGAGATCGTGCCCCGCAACGGCGTCTACGACTACGCCGCCCGCTACACCGCCGGCCGGACCACCTGGCACGCCCCGGCCCGGCTCGACCCGGAGGTGACCGCGCGGGTCGCCGAGGTGGCGCTCGCCGCGCACACCGCGCTCGGCCTGCGGGACCTCTCCCGGGTCGACCTGATCGTCGACGCCTCGGGGCAGCCGCACGTGCTGGAGGTCAACGTCTCCCCGGGGATGACGGAGACCTCGCTGCTGCCGCTGGCCATCCAGGCGGCCGGCCTGGACTTCGGCCGGGTGCTCGGGTCGCTGGTGACCCGAGCCGCCGCCCGCCGCCCCTGA